A genome region from Hevea brasiliensis isolate MT/VB/25A 57/8 chromosome 9, ASM3005281v1, whole genome shotgun sequence includes the following:
- the LOC110637048 gene encoding protein spotted leaf 11, which translates to MVKGALNVEESQSNLSWCSFLDQSDPYHIEIMVEDREKEVITDIQSVEDWLSHAQELVPLALDKAKAVKGFPGRWKMIISKLEQIPSHLSNLSSHPCFFKNALCKEQLQAVSKTLKEAIELSDLCNSEKYEGKLRMQSDLDGLSGKLDLNLRDCALLIKTGVLGEATLHLAAAGSSTEPEAAIHSNIRELLARLQIGHLEAKHKALDSLIDVMKEDEKTVLAVLGISNIAALVQLLTATSPRIREKAVTVICSLAESGRCENWLVSEGVLPPLIRLVESGSTVGREKATISLQRLSMTTETTRAIVGHGGVRPLIEICQTGDSVSQAAAACTLKNISVVPEVRQNLAEEGIVKVMINLLDCGILLGSKEYAAECLQHLTASNDNLRRIVISEGGIRSLLTYLDGPLPQESAVAALRNLVTSVSMELLVSLGFLPRLVHVLKSGSLGAQQAAASAICRVCSSTEMKKLVGEAGCIPLLVKLLDAKSYSVREVSAQAISSLVIYSQNCREVKKNDKSVPNLVQLLDPSPQNTAKKYAVSCLTSLSSSRKCKKLMISYGAIGYLKKLTEMDIPGAKKLLERLERGKLRSLFSRN; encoded by the exons ATGGTGAAGGGCGCTTTGAATGTTGAGGAAAGTCAAAGCAATTTGAG TTGGTGCAGCTTTCTTGACCAATCTGATCCGTACCATATAGAAATCATGGTGGAAGATAGAGAAAAAGAAGTTATAACAGATATTCAATCAGTTGAAGACTGGTTATCACATGCTCAAGAGCTTGTTCCCTTGGCACTTGATAAGGCCAAAGCTGTAAAGGGGTTTCCTGGCAGATGGAAGATGATAATTTCCAAGTTGGAGCAGATCCCCTCACATTTATCTAACTTGTCGAGCCACCCTTGCTTCTTCAAGAATGCACTTTGCAAAGAGCAATTGCAGGCTGTGTCAAAGACGCTGAAAGAAGCAATTGAATTGTCAGATTTATGTAACAGTGAGAAATATGAGGGTAAACTTAGGATGCAGAGTGATCTTGATGGTTTATCTgggaaattggatttaaatttacgAGATTGCGCACTTTTGATCAAGACTGGGGTGCTTGGTGAAGCTACTTTGCATTTGGCTGCTGCTGGTTCATCAACAGAACCCGAGGCTGCCATTCATAGCAATATAAGGGAATTGCTTGCTCGGCTTCAGATCGGGCACTTAGAGGCCAAGCACAAAGCTCTTGACAGCCTCATTGATGTCATGAAAGAAGATGAGAAGACCGTTTTGGCTGTTTTGGGCATAAGCAATATTGCTGCTCTAGTCCAGCTATTAACTGCAACCTCTCCTCGTATCCGGGAAAAGGCTGTTACTGTAATCTGCTCGCTTGCAGAATCTGGGAGATGCGAGAATTGGCTTGTTTCTGAAGGTGTGTTGCCACCGCTAATACGGCTTGTTGAGTCAGGTAGCACAGTGGGCAGAGAGAAAGCTACCATCTCGCTCCAGAGATTGTCAATGACAACAGAAACAACTAGGGCAATTGTTGGACATGGTGGGGTTCGACCACTGATTGAAATCTGTCAAACTGGTGATTCAGTATCACAGGCTGCAGCTGCTTGTACTTTAAAGAACATATCAGTTGTACCTGAGGTTAGACAAAATTTAGCTGAAGAAGGGATTGTGAAAGTCATGATCAATCTCCTTGATTGTGGAATTCTACTAGGATCCAAAGAATATGCTGCAGAATGCTTGCAGCATCTCACTGCCAGCAATGACAATCTAAGGAGAATTGTTATTTCAGAAGGCGGAATCCGAAGCCTATTGACGTATCTAGACGGTCCATTGCCCCAAGAATCTGCAGTGGCAGCATTAAGGAATTTGGTCACCTCAGTTTCTATGGAATTGTTGGTGTCTCTTGGTTTCCTCCCTCGCTTGGTTCATGTCCTTAAATCTGGATCATTGGGTGCACAACAAGCTGCTGCATCTGCGATTTGTCGGGTTTGCAGCTCAACTGAGATGAAAAAATTGGTGGGTGAAGCAGGATGCATTCCTCTGCTTGTCAAATTGCTTGATGCTAAATCATACAGTGTTAGGGAGGTTTCGGCACAAGCAATTTCAAGTTTGGTGATCTATTCACAGAATTGCAGAGAAGTTAAAAAGAATGATAAAAGTGTGCCAAATCTGGTCCAATTGCTTGACCCAAGTCCACAAAACACTGCAAAGAAGTATGCTGTGTCCTGCCTAACATCTCTTTCTTCAAGCAGGAAATGTAAAAAGCTGATGATTTCCTATGGAGCAATTGGGTACCTCAAGAAGCTTACTGAGATGGACATCCCAGGGGCTAAGAAGCTGCTTGAGCGGTTGGAAAGAGGGAAATTAAGAAGTTTGTTCAGCAGAAACTAG
- the LOC110637027 gene encoding probable xyloglucan endotransglucosylase/hydrolase protein 27, with the protein MADPALHHETQPMKQIAIDYTPEACTHCPVSNSITLTYDHRGGARWRSTTRFLYGTFSSLIQCPQGNTSGLNFNIYLSSLEGDKSQDEIDFEFLGKDKTIVQTNYFTTGTGNREQIHDLGFDCSDGFHEYVIKWSPNSIEWLVDGKVVRKEERKDGVTFPEKPMFLYASVWDASYIAEGRWAGTYVGSDAPYVCLYKDIRVPVGTAVECSSDS; encoded by the exons ATGGCCGATCCAGCTCTCCACCATGAGACGCAACCCATGAAGCAGATCGCCATAGACTATACCCCAGAGGCATGCACCCACTGCCCCGTGTCCAACTCCATCACCCTCACCTATGATCACCGCGGTGGGGCTCGGTGGCGCAGCACCACACGCTTCCTCTATGGCACCTTCAGTTCCCTCATCCAATGTCCTCAAGGCAACACCAGTGGCCTCAATTTCAACATTTATCTTTCGTCTCTTGAAGGTGACAAATCTCAGGACGAGATCGACTTCGAGTTCCTAGGCAAGGACAAGACCATTGTGCAAACTAACTACTTCACTACAG GGACTGGGAACAGAGAACAAATTCACGATCTGGGGTTTGATTGCTCTGATGGGTTTCACGAGTATGTAATCAAGTGGAGTCCAAATTCAATAGAGTGGCTTGTTGATGGGAAGGTGGTGAGAAAAGAGGAGAGAAAGGACGGTGTGACTTTTCCTGAGAAACCCATGTTCTTGTATGCTTCAGTTTGGGATGCAAGCTACATTGCTGAGGGCAGGTGGGCTGGGACTTATGTGGGAAGTGATGCACCTTATGTTTGCCTCTATAAGGATATTCGTGTGCCCGTTGGGACAGCAGTGGAGTGTTCCTCTGATTCTTAA
- the LOC110637026 gene encoding protein-ribulosamine 3-kinase, chloroplastic: MVALHVGIISFNSCFPCLPGSRLLRLRFTKRKSSSVAAMSEDPIREWILSEGKATQITKISSIGGGCINLASRYDTDAGSFFVKTNRSIGPSMFEGEALGLGAMYETRTIRVPKPFKVGPLPAGGSYIIMEFIEFGAFRGNQSVLGRKLAEMHKAGKSEKGFGFDVDNTIGSTPQINTWTSDWIEFYGEHRLGYQLKLALDQYGDTSICQKGQRLVKNMAPLFENIVIEPCLLHGDLWSGNISSDKNGEPVILDPACYYGHSEAEFGMSWCAGFGGSFYNAYFEVMPKQLGFEKRRDLYMLYHYLNHYNLFGSGYRSSAMSIIDDYLRLLNV, translated from the exons ATGGTGGCATTACACGTGGGCATTATCTCTTTCAATTCTTGCTTTCCTTGTCTGCCTGGTTCTCGTCTCCTCCGACTCCGCTTCACCAAACGCAAATCATCTTCCG TTGCTGCCATGAGTGAGGATCCAATCCGTGAATGGATTCTGTCAGAAGGAAAGGCAACTCAGATTACAAAGATAAGTTCTATTGGTGGTGGTTGTATCAATCTTGCAAGTCGTTACGACACTGATGCTGGTTCTTTCTTTGTCAAAACAAATAG GAGTATTGGACCATCCATGTTTGAGGGGGAAGCTCTTGGCTTAGGAGCCATGTATGAAACCAGAACAATCCGTGTACCTAAGCCATTTAAG GTTGGACCCCTACCAGCAGGAGGATCTTACATCATTATGGAATTTATTGAATTTGGTGCATTTAGAGGGAATCAG TCTGTCCTAGGAAGGAAGCTCGCTGAAATGCATAAAGCTGGGAAATCTGAAAAAGGCTTTGGATTTGATGTTGATAATACAATTGGCAG CACTCCTCAGATAAATACATGGACATCAGATTGGATTGAGTTTTATGGAGAGCATAGACTAGGTTACCAACTAAAGTTGGCATTAGATCAGTATGGTGATACAAGCATTTGCCAAAAAG GACAAAGACTTGTTAAGAACATGGCACCTTTGTTTGAGAACATAGTTATAGAGCCATGCTTGCTTCATGGAGACTTATGGAGTGGGAATATCAGCTCTGACAAAAATGGCGAGCCTGTTATCCTTGACCCAGCATGTTATT ATGGGCATAGTGAGGCAGAATTTGGAATGTCATGGTGTGCTGGTTTTGGAGGATCATTCTACAATGCTTATTTTGAG gTGATGCCAAAACAACTAGGGTTTGAGAAAAGGAGAGATCTTTATATGTTGTATCATTACCTGAACCATTATAATCTTTTCGGTTCTGGATATAGATCATCGGCGATGTCAATAATAGATGACTATCTGCGGCTATTAAATGTGTAA
- the LOC110637028 gene encoding uncharacterized protein LOC110637028, with protein sequence MASEAPPVPLPDLILSLEQATLMAKQLPSTTDPTHLLQIYSSLHQAQHNLSSFISQTQSPLFPTPPPQAAAPENSLSLATGAGGAAAEDDRDEPMMQVGDDDYEAVIEDNCKATIDKVEEKMRDCFIKNKRPKRRLSPSLVEEERRLVDDGNARLNGFDPHGTRLRALDLIYQFHA encoded by the coding sequence ATGGCATCAGAAGCGCCACCGGTCCCATTGCCTGATCTCATACTGTCTTTAGAGCAAGCAACACTCATGGCTAAACAACTCCCTTCCACCACTGACCCAACCCACCTCCTTCAAATTTACTCCTCTCTCCATCAAGCCCAGCACAATCTCTCTTCATTCATTTCCCAAACCCAATCTCCTCTCTTCCCTACTCCACCTCCACAAGCCGCGGCCCCTGAGAACTCTCTATCCTTAGCCACTGGAGCAGGCGGCGCCGCTGCTGAAGATGATAGGGACGAGCCGATGATGCAAGTAGGTGATGATGATTATGAAGCTGTAATAGAAGATAATTGTAAGGCAACAATTGACAAGGTGGAGGAGAAGATGAGGGATTGCTTTATCAAGAATAAGAGGCCCAAGCGGCGGCTTTCTCCATCCTTGGTAGAGGAGGAAAGGAGGTTGGTTGATGACGGGAATGCTAGATTAAACGGTTTTGATCCTCATGGGACCAGATTAAGGGCTCTGGATCTTATCTACCAGTTTCATGCCTGA